DNA sequence from the Clostridia bacterium genome:
ATGCTGCGCGAGTCGGACGAGATGATGTATATCGAAAAGGCCTGCTACTACAAAGCGGCCGAAAGAGACTGACTCCGCGCCGTCCGCTCCGGCGGACAGGCGGGAAGAGAGGTATATATAATATGGAAGAGAATACGAGAAAGAAGATAAGCTTCAGCGCGATACAGCCGAGCGGCACGCCGACCATCGGCAACTACTTCGGCGCGCTCAAAAACTGGGCGGCGCTGCAGGAGGAGTTCGACTGCATCTACGCCATCGCCGACCTGCACGCGCTGACCGTGCGGCAGGAGCCCGCGGAGCTGCGCAAGCGCACCCTTTCCGCGATATCGCTGGCGATCGCCTGCGGCATCGACCCCTCGCGCAGTCTGCTTTTCGTGCAGAGCCACGTCCACACCCACGCGGAGCTTACGTGGATACTCAACTGCTGGACGCCCTTCGGCGAGCTTTCGCGCATGACGCAGTTCAAGGATAAGTCCCAGAGCCACGCCGACAACGTCAACGCCGGACTTTTCGACTACCCGGTGCTGATGGCGTCCGACATACTGCTTTACAACGCCGACGTCGTGCCGATCGGCAACGACCAGAAGCAGCACCTGGAGCTCGCGCGGAACATCGCCGTCCGCTTCAACGGCAGCTTCCCCGGCGTCTTCACCGTGCCGGAGCCGTATATGCCGAAGCAGGGCGCGCGCGTCATGAGCTTGCAGGACCCCGCCAAGAAGATGTCGAAGTCCGACCCCAACCCGAACGGCTACGTTTCGATGCTTGACGACAAAGATACCGTCATCCGCAAGTTCAAGCGCGCCGTCACCGATTCCGGCGCCGAAGTGCGCAGGGGAGAGGGCAAGGAAGGCATAAACAACCTCATCGACATCTACTGCGCCGCCACCGGCAAAACGCCGGAGCAGGTCGAGCGCGAGTTCGAGGGCAGGGGCTACGGCGACTTCAAGCTCGCCGTGGGCGAAGCCGTCGCCTGCGTCATGGACCCCATCCGCGCCGAATACGACCGCCTGATGAATGATAAGGCGTATCTGGAAAAGGTCTGCGCCGACGGCGCGGAAGCCGCGCTGTATATTTCCGGCAAGACGCTGCGCAAGGTATATAAGAAAGTCGGGCTGCTGCAAAGATAAAAGCGGTGATTTTCGGCCCTTTGCGGCTTGTCGTCCTCGGCAGGCAGATAGCCTGGCCTTCGTCCTTCCGCGCCGAAAATCATCCGAAAATCCCTCGCTTTTTACTCAAAGTCCGGGAAGCTCCCTCAGACGAGGGAGCTGTCGCCGAAGGCGACTGAGGGAGTGAAATTGCCAAAGGCAATAATAATTCAAATTGCCGCAGGCAATTTGCTCATTAACTGCGAGCGAAGCGAAGCAATTTCACTTATGCGAAGCATAAATTTCACTGCGAAGCAATTTCACTGTCTCGCTTCGGCGAGACAATATCACTGCGAACGCAAAGCGTTCGCAATCGGGAGCTTATGGATAACACAACCGTCTACGTCACATTTACGTCGCTGCCCTTCGGGTGGGTGCTCGCCGCGTTCGCGATCGCGGCGGTGATGTGCTTTTTCGCGTCGCCGTTCGCGCGCCGGCTGGCGATACTCATCGGCGCGATCGACGTCCCGAACGACGACCGCAGGGTGCACCGCAGGCCCATTCCGCGAATGGGCGGCCTTGCCATATTCATCGCGTTCGCGACGGCGACGCTGTGCTTCTACCCCTACCTCGACAAAAGCTATTTCGGCTTCCTGGCGGGCGGCGCGGTGCTCGTGACCGGCGGCATACTGGATGATAAATATGACCTGCGCCCGATGAAGAAGTTCGCCTTCCAGGTCGCCGCCGCAGGCGTCGCCGTGGCGTCGGGCGTGCGCATCGACGTGCTGAATAACATCCTGCTCTTCTCGTCGAAGGAGTATATCTCGCTCGGCTGGCTCTCCGTGCCGATAACGATGGGCTGGATAATCCTGCTGATAAACGCCGTCAACCTCATCGACGGGCTGGACGGTCTCGCCGCGGGAGTGGCGAGCATCTCGTCGCTGACGCTGCTGATAATCGCGGTGCTGCTCAACGACGCACCCTCCGCGATATTGACGGCGGCGCTCGCGGGCGCGTGCATCGGCTTCCTGCCGTTCAACTTCAATCCGGCGAGCATCTTCATGGGCGAGACGGGCGCGTCCTTCATCGGCTATGTGCTGGCGTGCGCGTCGGTCGCCGGACTTTTCAAGATGTACGCCGTAGTGTCGGTCGCCGTGCCGATAATAATCCTCGGCCTGCCGATATTCGAGATAATCTTCTCCGCCGTCCGCCGCATACTGAAGGGGCAGTCGCCCGTCCACGCGGATAAGAAGCACATACATCACCGCCTGCTCGCCCTCGGGCTTTCGCAGAAGCAGTCGGTCGCGTTCATCTACGGCGTCTGCGTCATTCTCGGCGCGGTCGCGGTGCTCTTCGTGCTCGGCAGGGAGAGGATCGCCCTGCTGATCATCACGCTGGCGGTCATAATCGGCGTCGGCTTCGCGCTCTGGCGCATCAACGCCACCCCGCTCGCGCTCTACCGCAAGATAAAGTGGTGGCTGATCGGCCTGCGCGATCCGGAAGCCGCTGCCGCCGCGAAAGCGGAGGAGGCCGCCGGAGCCGCGGAAGCGGACAAGCTCGGCCGCCGCGTGCACAAGCAC
Encoded proteins:
- the trpS gene encoding tryptophan--tRNA ligase, with amino-acid sequence MEENTRKKISFSAIQPSGTPTIGNYFGALKNWAALQEEFDCIYAIADLHALTVRQEPAELRKRTLSAISLAIACGIDPSRSLLFVQSHVHTHAELTWILNCWTPFGELSRMTQFKDKSQSHADNVNAGLFDYPVLMASDILLYNADVVPIGNDQKQHLELARNIAVRFNGSFPGVFTVPEPYMPKQGARVMSLQDPAKKMSKSDPNPNGYVSMLDDKDTVIRKFKRAVTDSGAEVRRGEGKEGINNLIDIYCAATGKTPEQVEREFEGRGYGDFKLAVGEAVACVMDPIRAEYDRLMNDKAYLEKVCADGAEAALYISGKTLRKVYKKVGLLQR
- a CDS encoding undecaprenyl/decaprenyl-phosphate alpha-N-acetylglucosaminyl 1-phosphate transferase: MDNTTVYVTFTSLPFGWVLAAFAIAAVMCFFASPFARRLAILIGAIDVPNDDRRVHRRPIPRMGGLAIFIAFATATLCFYPYLDKSYFGFLAGGAVLVTGGILDDKYDLRPMKKFAFQVAAAGVAVASGVRIDVLNNILLFSSKEYISLGWLSVPITMGWIILLINAVNLIDGLDGLAAGVASISSLTLLIIAVLLNDAPSAILTAALAGACIGFLPFNFNPASIFMGETGASFIGYVLACASVAGLFKMYAVVSVAVPIIILGLPIFEIIFSAVRRILKGQSPVHADKKHIHHRLLALGLSQKQSVAFIYGVCVILGAVAVLFVLGRERIALLIITLAVIIGVGFALWRINATPLALYRKIKWWLIGLRDPEAAAAAKAEEAAGAAEADKLGRRVHKHLKPKGQKDVPTESKPQEPDETAAEPLEPSPESDETAAAESVIYNKEENGEQ